One stretch of Psilocybe cubensis strain MGC-MH-2018 chromosome 6, whole genome shotgun sequence DNA includes these proteins:
- a CDS encoding 60S ribosomal protein L17-A produces MVRYAAAALATNPEKTARARGEYLRTHFKNMREVAAALSGLKLTKAYAYLSDVKDHKRVIPFRRFSGGVGRASQAKEFKATQGRWPEKSVKFITRLLKNAESNADAKNIDVEDLTIKNIVVEQAPKTRRRTYRAHGRINPYQGHPCHVEIILSASETEVEKATDVPASVTLAGLNRRQVARRRIEAARA; encoded by the exons ATGG TTCGTTACGCCGCCGCCGCGCTTGCCACCAACCCCGAAAAAA CCGCCCGTGCCCGTGGCGAGTACCTCCGCACGCACTTCAAGAACATGCGCGAAGTTGCTGCTGCCCTTTCTG GTCTTAAGTTGACCAAGGCTTACGCCTACCTTTCGGACGTCAAGGACCACAAGCGAGTCATCCCTTTCCGCAGGTTCTCTGGTGGTGTTGGACGGGCGAGCCAGGCCAAGGAGTTCAAGGCCACCCAAG GTCGCTGGCCCGAGAAGTCTGTTAAATTCATCACTCGTCTGTTGAAGAACGCCGAGTCAAATGCCGATGCTAAGAACATCGATGTTGAGGATCTCACCATCAAAAACATTGTTGTGGAACAGGCTCCC AAAACCCGCCGCCGCACATACCGCGCCCACGGTCGTATTAACCCTTATCAGGGCCACCCTTGCCACGTCGAGATCATCCTCAGCGCCAGCGAAACCGAAGTTGAGAAGGCCACCGATGTCCCTGCCTCTGTCACCCTTGCCGGACTCAACAGACGACAGGTTGCCAGGAGACGGATTGAGGCGGCTCGCGCTTAA